From the Ammospiza caudacuta isolate bAmmCau1 chromosome 24, bAmmCau1.pri, whole genome shotgun sequence genome, one window contains:
- the PACSIN1 gene encoding protein kinase C and casein kinase substrate in neurons protein 1, producing MSGSYDESASAAEETTDSFWEVGNYKRTVKRIDDGHRLCNDLMNCVHERAKIEKSYAQQLTDWSKRWRQLIEKGPQYGSLEKAWAAIMTEADKVSELHQEVKNSLLNDDFEKVKNWQKDAYHKQIMGGFKEAKEAEDGFRKAQKPWAKKLKELETAKKAYHLACKEEKLAMTREANSKADQSNTPEQQKKLQDKVEKCKQDVQKTQEKYEKVLDELNKCTPQYIESMEQVFEQCQQFEEKRLNFLKEMLLDIKRHLNLAESSSYANVYRELEQTIRMSDAQEDLRWFRSTSGPGMPMNWPQFEEWNPDLTHTITRKEKQKKGEGVALTNASGAGDTGAQAGERGSVSSHDRGQTYSAEWSDDEGSNSFNTSEANGGANPFDEESAGKGVRVRALYDYDGQEQDELSFKAGDELTKLGEEDEQGWCKGRLDNGQLGLYPANYVEAI from the exons ATGTCGGGTTCCTATGACGAGTCGGCATCGGCCGCCGAGGAGACAACCGACAGCTTCTGGGAG GTGGGGAACTACAAGCGCACGGTGAAGCGGATCGACGATGGGCACCGGCTCTGCAATGACCTCATGAACTGCGTGCACGAGCGGGCCAAGATCGAGAAGTCCTACGCCCAGCAGCTCACCGACTGGTCcaagaggtggaggcagctcATCGAGAAAG GTCCCCAGTAtggcagcctggagaaggcgTGGGCCGCGATCATGACGGAGGCGGACAAGGTGAGCGAGCTGCACCAGGAGGTGAAGAACAGCCTCCTGAACGACGACTTCGAGAAGGTCAAGAACTGGCAGAAGGACGCCTACCACAAGCAGATCATGGGGGGCTTCAAGGAGGCCAAGGAGGCTGAGGATGGCTTCCGGAAAGCCCAGAAGCCCTGGGCCAAGAAGCTCAAGGAG CTGGAGACAGCCAAGAAAGCCTATCACCTGGCGTGCAAGGAGGAGAAGCTGGCCATGACCCGTGAAGCCAACAGCAAGGCGGATCAGTCCAACACtcctgagcagcagaagaagcTCCAAGACAAAGTGGAAAAGTGCAAGCAAGACGTGCAAAAG ACTCAGGAGAAGTACGAGAAGGTGCTGGATGAGCTGAACAAGTGCACCCCACAGTACATCGAGAGCATGGAGCAGGTTTtcgagcagtgccagcagttcGAGGAGAAGAGGCTCAACTTCCTcaaggagatgctgctggaCATCAAGAGGCACCTGAACCTGGCCGAGAGCAGCAG CTACGCCAACGTGTACCGGGAGCTGGAGCAGACCATCCGCATGTCGGACGCGCAGGAGGACCTGCGGTGGTTCCGCAGCACCAGCGGCCCCGGCATGCCCATGAACTGGCCCCAGTTTGAG GAGTGGAACCCGGACCTGACGCACACGATAACGCggaaggagaagcagaagaagGGCGAGGGGGTGGCCCTGACCAACGCCAGCGGCGCGGGCGACACGGGGGCTCAGGCGGGCGAGCGCGGGAG cGTGAGCAGCCATGACCGCGGGCAGACCTACAGCGCTGAGTGGTCCGATGATGAGGGCAGCAACTCCTTCAACACCAGCGAGGCCAACGGCGGCGCCAACCCCTTCGACGAGGAGTCGGCGGGGAAGGGCGTGAGGGTGCGGGCTCTGTACGACTACGACgggcaggagcaggatgagCTCAGCTTCAAAGCAG GTGATGAACTAACCAAACTTGGTGAGGAAGACGAGCAGGGGTGGTGCAAAGGGCGCTTGGACAAcgggcagctggggctgtacCCCGCCAACTATGTGGAGGCAATTTAA
- the SPDEF gene encoding SAM pointed domain-containing Ets transcription factor codes for MGSASPGLPALPPGRLSWPDPALLPPPRDPEPRRWGCPESPSPPGTPEQPLPAFCLHYFDMLYPEDAAWASKGTGEPAPSSGQGGRDEARKEPEQCPIIDSQGLGLGTEGDLQDSLHLEEHSLEQVQSMVVGEVLKDIETACKLLNIAADPMDWSPGNVQKWILWTEHQYRLPQIGKSFQELSGKDLCAMSEEQFCQRSPACGDILHAHLDIWKSAAWMKEKAAPGDVRYCGGDTGWADSEVDSSCAGQPIHLWQFLKELLLKPHNYGRFIRWLNKDKGIFKIEDSAQVARLWGIRKNRPAMNYDKLSRSIRQYYKKGIIRKPDISQRLVYQFVHPV; via the exons atgggcagtgccagccccgggCTGCCCGCTCTGCCCCCCGGCCGCCTCTCCTGGCCGGACCCCGCGCTGCTGCCGCCCCCCCGGGACCCCGAACCCCGGCGCTGGGGGTGCCCCGAGAGCCCCagcccccccgggacccccgagcagcccctgccagccttCTGCCTGCACTACTTCGACATGCTCTACCCGGAGGACGCGGCCTGGGCCTCCAAGGGCACCGGGGAGCCGGCCCCGAGCAGCGGGCAGGGCGGGCGGGACGAGGCGAGGAAGGAGCCGGAGCAATGTCCCATCATCGacagccaggggctggggctgggcaccgAGGGGGACCTGCAGGACAGCCTGCACCTGGAGGAGCACTCGCTGGAGCAGGTGCAGAGCATGGTGGTGGGCGAGGTGCTCAAGGACATCGAGACAGCCTGCAAGCTGCTCAACATCGCCGCAG ACCCCATGGACTGGAGCCCCGGCAATGTGCAGAAGTGGATCCTGTGGACGGAGCACCAGTACCGGCTGCCGCAGATCGGGAAGTCCTTCCAGGAGCTGTCGGGAAAGGACCTGTGTGCCATGTCCGAGGAGCAGTTCTGCCAGCGCTCCCCCGCCTGCGGCGACATCCTGCACGCCCACCTCGACATCTGGAAGTCCG CCGCCTGGATGAAGGAGAAGGCTGCCCCCGGAGATGTCAGATACTGCG GAGGTGACACCGGCTGGGCCGACAGCGAGGTGGACTCGTCCTGTGCCGGCCAACCCATCCACCTGTGGCAGTTCctcaaggagctgctgctgaagccGCACAACTACGGCCGCTTCATCCGCTGGCTCAACAAGGACAAAG GCATCTTCAAGATCGAGGACTCGGCGCAGGTGGCGCGGCTGTGGGGCATCCGCAAGAACCGCCCGGCCATGAACTACGACAAGCTGAGCCGCTCCATCCGGCAGTACTACAAGAAAGGGATCATCCGCAAGCCCGACATCTCCCAGCGCCTCGTCTACCAGTTCGTGCACCCGGTGTGA